In Cicer arietinum cultivar CDC Frontier isolate Library 1 chromosome 7, Cicar.CDCFrontier_v2.0, whole genome shotgun sequence, a single window of DNA contains:
- the LOC101489022 gene encoding dof zinc finger protein DOF3.4-like gives MPSSDSGDSRRSTKPQNRPGAPVPEQENLPCPRCDSTNTKFCYYNNYNYSQPRHFCKACRRYWTQGGTLRDIPVGGGNRKNAKRSRTHHVAVTSSSSVTSAPEHHFQSMAPISAAQGGSLPFGGGIDGEGKQNVSGCGSFTSLLNNNVQNSGFLALGGFGLGEMGFGIGRAGWGFPGMVDGSNMGVSSGIGNTWQLEGGEGGFVGAADCFSWPGLAISTPGNVLK, from the coding sequence ATGCCTTCCTCTGACTCCGGTGACAGCCGCCGATCAACTAAACCTCAGAATCGCCCCGGTGCACCGGTGCCGGAACAAGAGAATCTCCCATGTCCTCGTTGCGATTCAACTAACACAAAGTTCTGCTACTACAACAACTACAATTACTCTCAGCCACGCCACTTTTGCAAGGCTTGCCGCCGATATTGGACTCAAGGCGGCACTCTCCGGGACATCCCCGTCGGAGGAGGTAACCGGAAAAACGCCAAACGTTCCCGCACTCATCACGTTGCTGTTACCTCCTCGTCTTCTGTGACTTCGGCGCCGGAGCATCATTTTCAATCGATGGCGCCGATCTCTGCCGCACAAGGAGGTTCCTTACCGTTCGGAGGTGGAATTGACGGTGAAGGGAAACAGAATGTGAGTGGTTGTGGGAGTTTCACTTCGTTGCTGAACAACAACGTTCAAAACTCTGGATTTCTGGCTTTAGGTGGATTTGGGCTTGGAGAAATGGGCTTTGGGATTGGGCGAGCGGGTTGGGGTTTTCCGGGAATGGTGGATGGGTCGAACATGGGCGTGTCTTCTGGGATTGGAAACACGTGGCAGTTAGAAGGCGGTGAAGGTGGATTTGTTGGTGCTGCCGACTGTTTCTCTTGGCCTGGACTTGCAATTTCAACACCGGGAAATGTTCTTAAATGA
- the LOC101489350 gene encoding GDSL esterase/lipase At2g23540, giving the protein MKAMTLKCYNMLVLLFLLVNLSFYGNVRAQKNGLGASFIFGDSLVDAGNNNYLSTLSKANIPPNGIDFKASGGNPTGRYTNGRTIGDLVGEELGQPNYAVPFLAPNATGKSILYGVNYASGGGGILNATGQIFVNRIGMDVQLDYFNITRKQIDKLMGASKAREYIMKKSIFSITVGSNDFLNNYLLPVLSIGARISQSPDAFVDDMINHFRAQLTRLYKMDARKFVIGNVGPIGCIPYQKTINQLNEDECVDLANKLALQYNAKLKDMLVELNDNLPGATFVHANVYDLVMELIKNYDKYGFTTSSKACCGNGGQFSGIVPCGPTSSICKDRYKHVFWDPYHPSEAANLIIAKQLLDGDNRYISPLNLRQLRDL; this is encoded by the exons ATGAAAGCCATGACATTGAAATGTTATAACATGTTGGTCCTTTTATTTTTGCTTGTCAATTTGAGCTTTTATGGAAATGTTAGAGCTCAGAAAAATGGCTTAGGAGCTTCTTTCATCTTTGGGGACTCTTTGGTGGATGCAGGAAATAATAACTATCTTTCAACACTTTCTAAGGCAAACATTCCTCCTAATGGAATCGATTTCAAAGCTTCTGGAGGAAATCCTACTGGCCGTTACACTAATGGAAGAACCATTGGTGATCTAGTAG GAGAGGAATTGGGACAACCAAATTATGCAGTTCCATTTTTAGCACCAAATGCAACTGGGAAATCCATACTATATGGAGTTAATTATGCTTCAGGAGGAGGAGGAATTCTGAATGCAActggacaaatattt gTGAATAGGATAGGAATGGATGTTCAATTAGATTACTTCAACATAACAAGAAAACAAATTGACAAACTTATGGGTGCATCCAAAGCAAGAGAATACATAATGAAGAAATCAATTTTCTCAATCACTGTTGGGTCCAATGATTTTCTCAACAATTATCTTCTCCCAGTTCTCTCCATTGGGGCCAGAATTTCTCAAAGCCCAGATGCTTTCGTAGACGACATGATTAATCATTTCAGGGCTCAATTAACC AGACTTTACAAAATGGATGCTAGAAAGTTTGTGATAGGCAATGTTGGGCCAATAGGATGTATACCTTACCAAAAGACTATAAATCAACTGAATGAAGATGAATGTGTGGATTTGGCTAACAAACTTGCACTTCAATACAATGCTAAATTGAAAGATATGCTTGTTGAGCTAAACGACAATCTCCCTGGAGCCACCTTTGTACATGCAAATGTGTATGATTTAGTAATGGaactcataaaaaattatgataaatatg GATTCACAACATCAAGTAAAGCATGCTGCGGAAATGGGGGGCAATTTTCAGGGATAGTTCCATGTGGGCCTACATCAAGTATATGCAAAGATAGATACAAGCATGTGTTTTGGGATCCATACCATCCAAGTGAGGCTGCCAACCTAATCATCGCCAAGCAGCTACTTGACGGAGACAACAGATACATATCTCCTCTCAATCTTAGGCAACTTCGAGatctttaa